GGGTGGGCGGAGGCCGCGTCGCGGTGGGGTGGCCTACCCTCGGCGGACGTGGCGACTCTTCTCTTGGTGCGGCATGCGCGTTCGTCGGCGAACGGTTCGGGGATCCTGGCCGGCCGGTCGGCCGGTGTGGGGTTGGACGAGACCGGCGCGGGGCAAGCGGCCGGGTTGGTGGACCGGTTGGCGGGCGTGCCGCTGCGGCAGGTGGTGGTCTCGCCGCTGCAGCGCTGCCGGGAGACGGTCGCGGGGCTGGCGCGGGCGCGGGAGCTGGCGCCGGTGGAGGAGCCGGACCTGACTGAGGTCGACTACGGCGAGTGGACCGGCCGCAAGATCAGCGAGTTGACCCAGGAGCCGCTGTGGCGGGTGGTGCAGCAGCACCCGTCGGCGGCGGTGTTCCCGGCCGGTGAGGGCCTGGCGCAGGTGCAGGCGCGGGCGGTGGCCGCGGTGCGGGCGTGGGACCGCCGGCTGGCCGACGACGAGGTGTGGCTGGCGTGCACGCACGGCGACGTCATCAAGGCGGTGCTGGCCGACGCGCTGGGCATGCACCTGGACGCCTTCCAGCGGATCGTGGTCGACCCGTGTTCGGTGAGCGTGGTGCGCTACACCGAGACGCGCCCGTTCGTGCTGAAGGTCAACGACACCGGTGGTGACGTCTCGGGGCTGCTGCCGCCGAAGGACTCCAGCGGGTCGGACGCGGTGGTCGGCGGCACGGCCGGGACGGCGCAGAGCGCCTAGGCGCGCAGCCGCACCAGGTGGCAGGTGGCGTCGGCGCGCCGGGTCTGCCGGGTGCCGCCGGTGAAGTGCACGACGACGTGGTCGTCGGTGCTGGGGGTGACCTGCTCGACGATGCCGACGGGGCCGATGGGCCCGTGCAGGCGGATGGCGTCGCCGGGCAGCAGTTCGTCGGCGCGGAGGCGTTCGCGGTTGACCGCGGGCGAGGCCGGTCGCAGCCAGCGGGTGGTGGCGTACCAGGCGGTGCAGGTCAGCGCGGGCAGCGCGATCGGTAGCCACGCGGCGTGGTCGATCAGCGCCAGCCCGGGGGCGGCGCCGGCCAGCGCGGCCCACCACGCGGAGCTGATGGGGGTGCGGCCGAGTTGCAGCCAGCCGGTGGTGCGGATGGTGCCGTCGGGTCGCTGGCCGCGCGGCTGTGGGGCGGGCTCGTCGGGGAAGTCGAAGTCGTCGGTGTCGTCGAGGCGGGTGGTCTCCGCGGCGGTCTTGCCGAGGGGTTCGCGGGCGGCGTCGAGCTTGATCGCGGCGATCTCGGTGGTGGCCTCGGTGTCGTGCGCGGGCGGTGCCGCAGGTTCGCGGCGCGGCGGGGCGGGATCGGTGCGCAGGGGTGTGTCGAAGCGGGCCGCGCCGGGGTTGAGCAGGTTGGTGAGCATGGAGACCTCGGTGTCGCGGCGGTGCCCGCAGGTGGGGCAGCTCAGCGCGACGCCGGTGGGGGCGTGCTCGTCGGGGGTGGTGGTCAGCGGCCCGTGCCCGTGCGGGCACTGCGGCGCGTGGGGCCCGTTCTCGAGGACGCGCAGGGCGCTGGTGCGGGTGTGGTCGGTGTCGGGGTTCACCATCGTGTGGTCCACCTCAGCTCGCCGTCGGGGGCGGTTCGACATGTGGCGGCCGCTCCGCTGGGGGTGCGGGCGACGGCGCCTTCTTCGGAGCAGCGCTGGTTCTCCCTGACCACGGGGATCCCGTCCTCCTCCTCGTCGTCGTCGTCGTCGGAGGTGCTGGTCGGGGCCGTGGTGGGGCGCGGCTGGTCGTGGTCGGGTCGGGGGCGCGGCGGCGGGGGTGGGGCCTCCGGCGGCCGCGGGGTCGTCGAGGCCGTGGTCGGGGGTGCGGTCGGGACCGGGGTGCGGCTGGTGGTGCTCGGGGTGGACGTGGCCGGTCGCGGGCTGGTGGTCGGGCTGGTGGGCGCCGTCGTGGTGGGCGGAGCCACCGTCGTGGTGGGGGCGGCCGCCGCGGGTGCGGGCGCGGCGGGCGGGGTCGCCGGCTGGGCGAGCTTGTCCGGGCCCGAGGGCAGCGCGTGGAGGCCCGCGGCGGCGGTCGCGGCCACCAGCGCGGTGGCGGGCAGCAGCCTGACGGCCACCGGGCTGCGCCACCACCAGCGGCGCAGCAGGGCGGGGTGCTCGGCTGGCAACGATGACTCCTTCGTGGCGTTGGTGCCGTGCTGTCCCCGACTTGCGGGCGAGATCGTAGCGAATTCGTCATCCTCCTGTGTCCCCCGCGCGCCCCGGGTGTGCGCTTCGCGTGGCGTTTCCGGTGCGTACGACCACGGGAGCGGGCGAGTGTGATCTCCGTCGCGGGACCCGGCCGCGAGCGGGCGGTCACGGGTCGTGACCGACGATCGTGCTGTGTGGACGGTCAGCGTCCGGTGTCCGGGCGTGTGGTGTCCCGGCTGATCCAGTCCTGCAGGGCGTGGTGGCGGAACTGGATGGCGATCCCCGACAGCCGCAGCAGCCCGGCTTCGTAGGCCCAGTCCAGGAACGGCCCCAGCCGGCGGGGCGGGAACTGGTGGCGGGCGATCAGCACGACCACCGCGGCCGCGTACAGCGTCCAGGCCGAGTCGCAGGTCCGGCCGATGCCGATGGCCAGCCCCACGCACAGCCCGAACACCGCACCGTCGGAGAACGCCGTCCAGGACAGCCACGGGTAGGCCGCCAGGTTCGCCGCACCGAACGCGCCGCTGACCGCCAGCCCGTAGCAGGCCAGCAGCACCACCTGGAAGGCGAGCGCCCGCCGCAGCAACTGGCTCGGCCGGCTGACGGCCGCCGGCCGGTGGGCCACGGCGAACTCGCCTGCGATGATCAGCGCGACGGAGACGAACGCCAGCCCGTAGGCGTTGCCGATGCGCGGCCCGTACCCCTGGCTGAACCACAGGCCGTATGCGGAGCTGATCGCCAGCCCGACGACGAGACAGCCCACCGCGACCAGGAACCGCGTCCTCCCGGAGGAGCCGCGGAGCAGGGAGGTCGCCAGCCCGCGCAGGCGGCCCGCGGTCCTGCCCGACCGCACCACCACCCAGCCGATCACGCCCACCCCGGCCACCAGGAGCGCCCGGCCGGCCGGGTACGGCGGGACCCAGTACCCGGTGTTGCCGTGGTACTGGACCCACGCCAGCAGCACCAGCAGCGTGGTCAGCACGCCCTGCACCACCACCGACAGCACGTGGGGCAGGCGGCTGCCCGTCACCCGCCACAGCTGGTGGGCGTAGAAGTCCGTGCCCGAGCGGCCCCGCTGCCGGTCCCGGGCGAGGTGGCGGGCGAGGGTGCCCAGCCACTGCCGCACGTCGGTCTCCGAGTAGGTGGCGCCCGGACGCTGGTACTGCGCGGTGGTTTCGCGCAGCAGCCGGGCGAGCGGACTGCCCGGGTGCTCCGCCACGTGCGCGGTGACGGGGCGCCACCGGTCCTCGACCTCGGCGCCCGGACGGCGCGCGGGGAACCGGTAGGCCAGGTGCTGGCGCACGCGGTCGGGGTCGAGCGGCTGCACGGTGATCGCCGTGGCGTCCTGCAGCACCGGCACTTCCCCGCGGCGCGTGAGGGCGCCGACGGACCGCTCCAGGCGGCGGTAGAGGTCGGTGCGGCAGGTGACGACCACGGGTTGCTGGGCGTGGTGGCCGGGGGTGTTGAGCGCCCGGACCACCGCTAGCGCGCGGGTGGGGTCCTGGCCCTCGGGGTCCATCTCGTCCAGGCCGTCGAGGATCGGCAGCACCCACCCCGCCTGCACCAGCTGCCGGGCCTGCCGGCGGTTGAGCGGGTGCGCCTCGCCGGAGATCTGGCGGACGATCCACTCGTCCAGCAGCTCGGCCACCGTGGTGGCGGGCACCTCCGGTGAGGCGAGGCGGGGATCTTCGAAGGAGGGCAGGCTGAGCCGCACCGGGACGCCGCACCCGCGCTCGTCGGGAACCTGTTCCTGCGCGTCGAGCAGGTCGAGCAGCAGTTGCATCACGAGCACGGTCTTGCCCGCTCCCGCGTCCCCGAGCACGACGAGCCTGCCCCGGTGCAGGCTCCGGTAGAAGTCGGTGATGGTCGTCAGCGACCCGCTGCCGGGGCCTCCGTCGTCGCGCCAGCGCACCAGCTCGAGATCGGCCCGCTGGAACTGCAGGTCGGCCGCCTTCGGCGCGGCGTCGTCGGCGAGCAAGCGGACGCGGACGTCGGCTTCCTGGCGCCGCACCGAGTCGGCGAGCGCCCGCGCCCACCCCAGCATCGCCTGGTGCTGGGGTGCTGGGGCGGTGGCGAGGACGACGTCGCCCCGGACCTCGACGTTGTCGCTCTGGACCTGGAAGACGTCGCCCCAGACCGTTGATCGGTCGATGGACTGGGGCGCGTGGGTGCGTCGGCGTCGCGGACGGGAGCTGGGCGACATGAGCTAGTCGAGGTCGACGTCCTTCGCGCCGTCGATCTGGTGGATCGGGCCGGAGAACGAGCCCGTCACCGACTGGCTCCCCTCAGGAGGCGGTGCCGACGGTGGCGGGGGAGCCGCAGCGGGCGGGGCCGGTGCGGTGCTGCTGGTGATCCGCACCGTGCCGTCCGCGTTGCGCACCTGGTACACCGATCCCGCGGTGGCGGAGACGTGCTGGCCTCCCGTGCCGGCCCGGCGCTGCCGGACGATCCCCCAGACGGTGGCCACGAGACCGGCGATCGCGACGAACAGGCCGATGACCCCGGCCCGCTGGTTCGCGGCTTCCCACCCGCCCACGGTGGTGAAGTAGAGGACCAGGCCGCCGGAAGCGGCGACCGTGACCAGACCGCCTGTCCACGCCAGCACCGTGCCGTTCATGACCCCAGGGTCACGGCTGTGCCGGCCTCGCAGGGCGGAACGGCGCCACGCCACCCGATCTCCGCACGCGATCACACCCGTTCTGCGCAACAGCCCCACGCCCCGGTGGTGCGTTCCGGCGACGACGTCGCGCGAGGACGCTGCGGGCGTCCGGTGGCGGGGCTGGTGCGCCGGGCTAGGCGGGGATGCGGTGCTGTGGTGACTGCTGGCCGGTGGCGACCGTGCGGCGCAGCTCGTCGAGGGACAGGCCCACCGCGTCGGCCAGGGCGGCGACGGTGAAGAACGCCGGGGTGGGGATGCGGCCCTTCTCGATCTTGCGCAGCGTCTCGGTGGAGATCCCGGCTGCGGTGGCGACCTCGACCATGCTGCGCTGGCCGCGCGCGTCCCGCAGGGCCTGGCCCAGCAGCTCGCCCCGGCGCAGCTCGTGCTCGGTGAGCGGTTCACGCACCATGACCGTGATACTAATATCGGTATAGTTATCGGGCCAGTTCCCGCCGGAGCCCCCACGCCGTGATCGAGCTGAAGACCGCCTCCGAGATCGACGACCTGCGCGCCACCGGTCACCTCGTCGCCCGCACCCTGGACACCGTGCGCGCCCACGCCCAGGTGGGCACCGCGCTGCGCGACCTCGACGCCCTCGCCCGCGACGTCCTCACCGACGCCGGCGCGCACCCGGTCCACCACAGCCGGGCACGCGAGCCGTTCCCCGGTGCGATCAGCACCTCGGTCAACGACGCGATCGTCCGCGGCGTCCCCGACCACACCCGCCTGACCGACGGGGACCTGCTCAGCGTCAGCTGCGCCGCTCGCCTGCACGGCTGGGTCGCGGCCGCCGCGATCACCGTCATCGTCGGCACCGCCCAGCCCGGTGACACCGCGCTGGTGCGCACCGCCGACGACGCCCTGGCCGACGGCATCTCCGCCGCCCGCCCCGGTGCCCGGACCGGCGACCTCTCCCACGCCATCGGTGTGGTCGGGCGCAGCGCCGGCTACGGCGTCCCCGCCGGGCTCGGCGGCCACGGCGTGGGCCGCGACCTGCGCGAGCACCCGCCGGTGCCCAACGACGGCCACCCCGGCACCGGTGTGCCGCTGCGCCCCGGCGTGGTGCTGACCGTCGAACCGGTGCTGCTGGCCGGCGGCAGCGACACCACCGACCTCGATGACAACGGCTGGACCATGCGCAGCGGCGACGGCAGCCGCGCCGCCCACGTCGGGCACACCGTCGCCATCACCGCCGACGGCCCGCTGGTGCTCACCACCCCGTGAGCGGTGCGCGTTCCGGACCGCTGAGGACGAACCGGTCGTGCCGGCTGTGGCGAAGATCGTCCTGGCGTGCGGCGGAGGTCTGGCGTCCGGATACTGGGGAAGCGCCAGCCACCCCGTACCGTGCCGAGGTCCCATGAACGCCCACGTCGCCTTCGTCAACCTGCCCGCCGCCGGGCACGTCAACCCGACCCTGCCGCTGGTGGCCGAACTGCTGCGCCGCGGCCACCGGGTCAGCTACGCGGTGGGCCGCGCCCTGGCGCCGGAGGTGGCCGGGACCGGGGCGCAGGTGGTGGAACTGCCCACGGAGATGGTCAAGCCGGGCCGGGACACCGCGCTGGACGGCAAGCACATCAGGATGGTGCTGGACTTCTTCTGCGAGGACGTGCGCACCAGCTACCCGTTGCTGCGCAAGCACTTCCGGGACGACCCGCCGGACGTGGTGTGCGCGGACATGATGGCCCCGCACGGGCGCATGCTCGCCGAGGAGCTCGACGTGCCCGCGGTCGTGCTGCAGCCCAGCCTGGCCTCCAACGAGCACTTCTCGCTGCGCGAGGCCGTCCCGGGCGCAGGGCAGCGGTTCCCCCGCGAGGTCGTCGAGGAGATGTCCCAGCGCATCGACGAGGTCGCCGCCGAGCTCGGTGTGCGCCCGGTGCTGCCGCTCCAGGCCCCGCCCGGTGAGGCGAACCTGGTGTTCGTGCCGCGGGAGTTCCAGCCCGCCGGGGACACCTTCGACGGGCGCTACCACTTCCTCGGCCCGATGCTCGGCGACCGCGACCAGCAGCCCTGGCAGCCCCGCCGGGCCGACGCGCCGCTGCTCTACATCGCGCTGGGCACCGCCTTCAACGACCGCCCCGACTTCTACCGGACGTGCCTGAGCGCCTTCGCCGACAGCCCGTGGCAGGTGGCGATGTCCATCGGCGAGCAGGTCCAGGCTTCCGAGCTCGGGGCGATCCCGGACAACGTCGAGGTGCGCGCGAGCTTCCCGCAGCCGGCGGTGCTGCGCCACGCCAGCGTGTTCGTCTCGCACACCGGCATGAACTCCACGATGGAGGCCCTGCACGCCGGGGTGCCGCTGGTGGCCGTCCCGCAGATGCCCGAGCAGGCCGTCAACGCCGCCCGCGTCGACGAGCTCGGTCTCGGCCGCCGCCTGGACCCGGCCACCGTCACCGCCGAGCAGCTGCGCACCGCGGTGGACGAGGTCGCCGCCGACACCGGTATCCGCGCCAACCTCGAGCGGATGCGCCAGACCCTCCGCTCCTGCGGTGGTGCGGCCGCCGGTGCCGACGTGGTGGAGGCCCAGCTGGGGTGATCACCGCGCCGCCGCGGGAGTGCGGCGGTCCAGCCACCACTGGCACGCCAGCAGCGGCAGCACCCACCCCGTCCACGTGGTCAGCCCGGCCACGGTGGCGCCGAAGAAGGCCTCGTCGCCGCCGAAGGTCGTCGGCAGCTGCGGCGCCAGCACCACCGTCCACACCGGACCCCACAGGCGGTTGGTCACGATGGACATCGTCAGCACGAACGAGCGGACCATCCACCGCCGGTGCTGGCGGAACCGGCGCTGCCGCGCCGCGCGCCACCCCGCCACCGTGCAGCCGAACCACAGCAGGCCCAGCAGCACGTTGCTGACCGCCGCCACCGGACCGAACGGCGCGAACAACGCCACCGGCACCGCCAGCACCGACGCGGGCAGCACCCCGGCGACCACGTAGACCCGCCCGATGAGGCGGTGGGCCCGCGGAGAGCGGGCGCGGAAGGCCGGCCACACCTGAAAGCAGCAGGTCAGCATCGCCACCGCCCCGAACAGCACGTGCCCCACCAGCAGCGGGTAGTGCACCACGCCCCCGGACGGGACCTGCACCCGCGACAGCGCCGGGTCCCCGGTCAGGTAGGGCGGCAGCGAGTACACCAGGAACAGCACCGCCACCAGCGCCAGCGGCCCCACCCACGGCCGCCGCCACCACCGCACCGGCGACCGCTGCACCGCCGGTCGCACCACCGTGCTCACCACGAACCTCCTCGCGCACGCCGTACCAGGAACGCGTACACCGTACGGCCCGAGGTGGGGAAGACGGTCGTGATGAGGCAGGATCAGCGGGGACGACTTCGCAGTGCACTAGTGCGAGCGGGTGTTCGGCGTGGTGCACCACGCTCCCCGCCGCACGCGCACTAGTGCGACGACGACCGAGAGGAGAGCGTTGCCCGCCGCACCACCGCCCTACCTGCGCATCGCCGCCGACATCCGCGCCCGCATCGACTCCGGCCGGCTGCGCCCCGGCGACCGCGTCCCCTCCACCCGCCAGATCACCGACGAGTGGGGCGTGGCCATGGCCACCGCCACCAAAGCCCTCGCCGCCCTGCGCCGCGAAGGCCTCGTCCAGCCCGTCCCCGGCACAGGCACCGTCGTGGCCGAACCCACCACACCCCGGCGCCGCACCACCCGCGCCACCGACACCCCCATCGACCAGCGGCGCATCGTGCGCGCGGCCATCACCCTCGCCGACGCCGAAGGCCGCGCCGCGGTGTCCATGCGCCGCGTGGCCGCCGAACTCGGCGTCGGCACCATGTCGCTGTACCGGCACGTCCCCGACAAGGACGAACTGCTGCGGCTGATGGCCGACGCCGCCTTCGCCGAAACCCCCCTGCCCGAACCCAGCCGCCGCAGCTGGCGCCGCAGCCTCGAGACGCTCGCCCGCCGGCACTGGGCCACCTACCAGCGGCACCCCTGGCTGGCCCCGATCGCCCTGACCTCCCTGGCCGACCCGCCCGTGCTGCCCACCGGCATGGCCCACGTCGAGTGGCAGCTGGCCGTCCTCGACCGCCTCGGCCTGCCCCGGCGCACCGCCCTGCACATCGCCGTCAGCCTCAACGGCTACGTCGGCGGCATGGCCCTGAGCCGCTCCCTGGAGCACGAGTACACCCGCGAGACCGGCCTGACCACCCGCCAGCGCCAGGACACCGACCGCGCCGAGATCGACGCCCTGATGGCCACCGGCCGCTTCCCGCACCTGGCCGCCACCGTCGCCAGCGACATCACCCTCGACCTCGACCAGCTCTTCGAGTTCGGGCTGCAACGCCACCTCGACGGCATCGCCCACCACCTCACCCGACGACCCGCCCGCACCACCTAGCGCGCACACGGCAGCGCCGGGCGCGGACGCAGTCCGCACCCGGCGCCCGGAACACAGGTCAGCGCGAGGCCACCAGCTCGTCGAAGGACGGGAACCGCTCCGCGGTGTCGGTGCCGCAGAAGTCACCCACCCAGCCGTCCTCGTCGTGGAAGAACCGGATCGCCACGAAGTCCGGGCGGGTGCCCATGTCGAACCAGTGCGTGGTGTTGGCCGGCACGCTCAGCAGGTCCCCCGCCTCGCACAGCACCGCGTACACCTTGTCGTCCAGGTGCAGGTAGAACACCCCCGCACCGCGGGCGAAGAACCGGTC
This region of Saccharopolyspora hordei genomic DNA includes:
- a CDS encoding MSMEG_4193 family putative phosphomutase, with protein sequence MATLLLVRHARSSANGSGILAGRSAGVGLDETGAGQAAGLVDRLAGVPLRQVVVSPLQRCRETVAGLARARELAPVEEPDLTEVDYGEWTGRKISELTQEPLWRVVQQHPSAAVFPAGEGLAQVQARAVAAVRAWDRRLADDEVWLACTHGDVIKAVLADALGMHLDAFQRIVVDPCSVSVVRYTETRPFVLKVNDTGGDVSGLLPPKDSSGSDAVVGGTAGTAQSA
- a CDS encoding NACHT domain-containing protein, whose protein sequence is MSPSSRPRRRRTHAPQSIDRSTVWGDVFQVQSDNVEVRGDVVLATAPAPQHQAMLGWARALADSVRRQEADVRVRLLADDAAPKAADLQFQRADLELVRWRDDGGPGSGSLTTITDFYRSLHRGRLVVLGDAGAGKTVLVMQLLLDLLDAQEQVPDERGCGVPVRLSLPSFEDPRLASPEVPATTVAELLDEWIVRQISGEAHPLNRRQARQLVQAGWVLPILDGLDEMDPEGQDPTRALAVVRALNTPGHHAQQPVVVTCRTDLYRRLERSVGALTRRGEVPVLQDATAITVQPLDPDRVRQHLAYRFPARRPGAEVEDRWRPVTAHVAEHPGSPLARLLRETTAQYQRPGATYSETDVRQWLGTLARHLARDRQRGRSGTDFYAHQLWRVTGSRLPHVLSVVVQGVLTTLLVLLAWVQYHGNTGYWVPPYPAGRALLVAGVGVIGWVVVRSGRTAGRLRGLATSLLRGSSGRTRFLVAVGCLVVGLAISSAYGLWFSQGYGPRIGNAYGLAFVSVALIIAGEFAVAHRPAAVSRPSQLLRRALAFQVVLLACYGLAVSGAFGAANLAAYPWLSWTAFSDGAVFGLCVGLAIGIGRTCDSAWTLYAAAVVVLIARHQFPPRRLGPFLDWAYEAGLLRLSGIAIQFRHHALQDWISRDTTRPDTGR
- a CDS encoding helix-turn-helix domain-containing protein — encoded protein: MVREPLTEHELRRGELLGQALRDARGQRSMVEVATAAGISTETLRKIEKGRIPTPAFFTVAALADAVGLSLDELRRTVATGQQSPQHRIPA
- the map gene encoding type I methionyl aminopeptidase, which codes for MIELKTASEIDDLRATGHLVARTLDTVRAHAQVGTALRDLDALARDVLTDAGAHPVHHSRAREPFPGAISTSVNDAIVRGVPDHTRLTDGDLLSVSCAARLHGWVAAAAITVIVGTAQPGDTALVRTADDALADGISAARPGARTGDLSHAIGVVGRSAGYGVPAGLGGHGVGRDLREHPPVPNDGHPGTGVPLRPGVVLTVEPVLLAGGSDTTDLDDNGWTMRSGDGSRAAHVGHTVAITADGPLVLTTP
- a CDS encoding macrolide family glycosyltransferase — translated: MNAHVAFVNLPAAGHVNPTLPLVAELLRRGHRVSYAVGRALAPEVAGTGAQVVELPTEMVKPGRDTALDGKHIRMVLDFFCEDVRTSYPLLRKHFRDDPPDVVCADMMAPHGRMLAEELDVPAVVLQPSLASNEHFSLREAVPGAGQRFPREVVEEMSQRIDEVAAELGVRPVLPLQAPPGEANLVFVPREFQPAGDTFDGRYHFLGPMLGDRDQQPWQPRRADAPLLYIALGTAFNDRPDFYRTCLSAFADSPWQVAMSIGEQVQASELGAIPDNVEVRASFPQPAVLRHASVFVSHTGMNSTMEALHAGVPLVAVPQMPEQAVNAARVDELGLGRRLDPATVTAEQLRTAVDEVAADTGIRANLERMRQTLRSCGGAAAGADVVEAQLG
- a CDS encoding DUF2306 domain-containing protein translates to MSTVVRPAVQRSPVRWWRRPWVGPLALVAVLFLVYSLPPYLTGDPALSRVQVPSGGVVHYPLLVGHVLFGAVAMLTCCFQVWPAFRARSPRAHRLIGRVYVVAGVLPASVLAVPVALFAPFGPVAAVSNVLLGLLWFGCTVAGWRAARQRRFRQHRRWMVRSFVLTMSIVTNRLWGPVWTVVLAPQLPTTFGGDEAFFGATVAGLTTWTGWVLPLLACQWWLDRRTPAAAR
- a CDS encoding TetR/AcrR family transcriptional regulator C-terminal domain-containing protein, with product MPAAPPPYLRIAADIRARIDSGRLRPGDRVPSTRQITDEWGVAMATATKALAALRREGLVQPVPGTGTVVAEPTTPRRRTTRATDTPIDQRRIVRAAITLADAEGRAAVSMRRVAAELGVGTMSLYRHVPDKDELLRLMADAAFAETPLPEPSRRSWRRSLETLARRHWATYQRHPWLAPIALTSLADPPVLPTGMAHVEWQLAVLDRLGLPRRTALHIAVSLNGYVGGMALSRSLEHEYTRETGLTTRQRQDTDRAEIDALMATGRFPHLAATVASDITLDLDQLFEFGLQRHLDGIAHHLTRRPARTT